The DNA region ACTTTTCGACAATTGGGAGTTTGCATTGACAAGACATTTGCCTATTGCAGCAACTAGTCATATATGAGACATCAGCTTCTGAGCTAGATATAATTCGAGACATTTCTCGAACATTCCCCTCACATGTGTTCTTCCAACAGAGACATGGACCTGGGCAACGGTCCCTCTACAATGTTTTAAAAGCTTACTCAGTCTTTGACAGAGATGTAGGATATGTTCAGGTTTTACTCAGGAACCCATGACCGTTTTTTTTCCGCTTCTCCCAAAgtaatttataatattgattATTTCAAAATGCAGGGGATGGGGTTTTTAGCAGGTCTTTTACTTCTTTATATGAGTGAGGAGGATGCATTTTGGTTGTTGGTGGCATTGCTGAAAGGAGCCGTTCATGCCCCAATGGAAGGCTTGTATCTGGTAACAATTTTGTTCCATGAATTCATTTTTGCTGATTATTGATGTTGTCATGTATTAGGTCTGTCTTTTATAATATAAGTTCTAGAAATAATAATCTAAAACGTGTcctttacccaacaacttaagcttttgggataattggttcatgacacGTTCCCTACAAGGAAAGGAAAGAACTGGATATGTATTAAATTTGCATGGTTGTTTCTATTGTATACTTTCTGTTGATACAATTCTCTATTCAGCATGATCACTACTATTTTGAATGTAGGCAGGATTGCCTCTAGTACAGCAATACCTCTCTCAATTTGAACTCTTGGTGAGGGAGCATCTACCAAAATTGGGAGAACATTTTTCCCAAGAAATGATAAATCCTAGCATGTATGCCAGTCAATGGTTCATAACTGTGTTTTCATATTCCTTTCCATTCCATTTGGCTCTTCGAATTTGGGATGTATTTCTGTATGAGGTTAGTGTGCTTTCCCTTAAAAGAATCATTTGTTTGTTAGAAACATTGATCTATGATTATGACATTCTTGCCTTCCAGGGTGTTAAAATCGTCTTTAAAGTTGGCTTGGCACTGTTGAAGTACTGCCACGATGACTTGGTTGGTATAATGTGACCTTGTGGCTTGTGTTAGTTATGAATTGAATCAAATTTCTACTCATTGTCAGTGTTCTGTTTCTTTATCACAGATTAAACTACCATTTGAGAAACTGATACATGCCTTGAAAAACTTCCCTGAGGATGCAATGAATCCAGATACGTTATTACCTTTGGCATATTCGATCAAGGTTCTAATCCTTTCTCtacattttgatttgttttcacTTGTGCAGACCCAAAAATACACGTTTTCTTCCTTATCTTGGAATTTGAAATGATTATTGCAGGATTAGGATACACTTAATTTCTTCACTGCTGATCTTCCACGTGTATTTTATTTGTCAAACTCAAAAAGTTACTTCAGTAATGAATGTTACACTATTTGTTACTTttaaatctcttattcaatgATTTCATTGCTCAGGGGATTTATATTcataatatattgatataagcTCAAGAGTTGGTCTAGTTCCAAAAATGGTGCAATTCTAGTACCAGTATATTGGTATTTAGGAGAATATGTTAAAGGACAATATTGATTAGTAGAAAAAACAATTCGTAACTTCTATGCATCTACGTGTAAAGAATTTCCctttttctgtttctttctccccatgattttttctcttctcaCACATCAACACAAATTTGTCTTCTACTAAAATGGCGCAATTCTATGTTAGAAGGATTTTGGAGACACAAGGGATTGACAACATGATGTAAGAAAAGAAGGCTAGGGGATTTGGAGGGGCACTAGCATATTTAGAAAATATTACTTTCAAAGTCAAATTCCACCCTGCACCCAGAATGAGATAGAAATAGGAGAGAGAAGTGACATATATGATGTGAtaggaaaatgagagaaaaaaagagCAGCCGGGTCCGTTAAAGCTCCCACTATGTGCGGAGTCTGATCACGTGATCTATTGTATGCAGCCTTACCttggaaaatgagagaaaaaaagagCAGCCGGGTCCGTTAAAGCTCCCACTATGTGCGGAGTCTGATCACGTGATCTATTGTATGCAGCCTTACCTTGTTTTTTACACAAGAGGCTGTTTCTTGGACTTGAACCTGCCTCAGTCACATGGCAGAGATAGGAAAAGAAAGTGGttggaaatgagatggaagagaaagtggcTGTGGATGTATCAAaactaaaaatatttattagtgAATCAGAAGGGATTTGGCCCTATAGGTAAAGAATCATGGTGTCTCTTCTTCTGATGTTCAGTTTGTTGGTCCTACAGGTTATAAAAATGCTGGTTTATTTATTGTGTTTCTTATTATTAGACTAATGCTTAATTAGTTCTTTACCCTGTATTAATCGAATAGTGCATACTGCATCAGCTGTTTATGGCTTGTTTCCACATCCCTTAAAATTCTGTTTATCCTGCacctaaaaaataataatactaatttgTTACACACTACATAATGGAACTTAAAATAATGCATGCCCAAGTTGTGATTAGACTGTAGAGTAGCTTCTGTGTAAAAGACAATATCTTTTTAAGTTACATAATTATATGGTTATGCACCTGTGTTACTGTTCTTATCAGATATCCAAGCGTTTAGAGGAACTTAAAGAAGAATATgagaagaagaatggaaagattaGTAGGTCTGGAGAACTTTCTAAGAAGCCCATGCTTTCAAGCCTCCATAGCAACTGAAGCAGGAGTACAAGCTTAAAGGATTCATAGGACCTGCTTGGAACTATGACAATGTCAAAATCACATTCTTAGATTCTGTATTGTGACAATATGTTGTATCTTTTGTACAGTTATATCAGTTAttgacttctcatccaagttctGTGAATTTGAAAATCTATTGTACATCTAAATACTGATATAGGTCTTATACTTCCCTGACTGTATAAAGTCGATTTTTTAAAGAACAAAAcgtgatttttgttattgtgaTAGAGAAAATTGAGATAGCCGGAATTTTTATTATTGTGtgaattattttattcaaaaatgTTATCAACATGCCCCAAATTCACTAGATATATAtcagaagagaagagagaaaaatataagataCATAAGTCCAGTTCATAGAAAATGATGAGacagataagaagaaaaaaaaaaaacacttggtTTCGGGAATTGGACCAAAATattttcttcaaattctttgGTCCATCTTTTTGATTTTGGATTGTTTCTTGCTTTCCTTGGGGAGGTTAGGTGGCGTTTTGTTTCGGGAGTTGATTTTCGCACCCCACAACACTTTGCTTTAATGTATtaactttttaattaattaaataatctaTCATTTTATTGTGTAagagtggatttttttttttaaagtgtgtAAGAGTGGACTAATACATAAGTCTATATAATACAATGTTAGCACCAAACAATAAATAAGTTCATAGTttattgtataaacttatattatcatgcctaatacggcgtgtcAAACATGCCTTAAGTAATgctaataattttaattaattgaataTCTATTTAACAACGAAATACAATTGGATTTGATTTACATTTATAGACGTCCATgagaagaaagttgaaaaaagaTGATGATTCAAGATTTAGTAATATGAATtacatttttaaataataaatcaatGAAATATTTAGATTTAACctcaaaaaatgaaatatttagaTTTCTtccattatttaatattaagttaatttatatatttgtaAGTAGTCATTAAATTAAATCTCTATCACTAAGATTTTTTCcctaaatttcaaataaaacgTCTAATTGTTTAGATTAGATttgttaaattattatattagaTTAAATCAGGGCATATaattaagtaatggtaataatttTGATTGATTGAATGTCTATTTAACAATGtaataaaatatgatttttatttacatttattttttttagaaagctgaaacatcaatatcaatcaatcaatatcaatcaatcaatcaatatatattagaaaagaacaacttctagcatgacgtgtcgctctcacatgccaagttagggacgtgtcgctcccagattaattctcacctaatactttacatgtaagctctttctccttggctccacttgccacatgtgccctgatttttccttaccttatttctccttaataaaaaaaatacatttttaaattttagatttgattaggatttaggttttttatttcttgattttatcttaatttatttttgatttatttttagagtattaattgatttttaaggtatttttattgaattttcggatttttaattaattccggattttatgagtttttattgtgatttgctagattttgatagtttttatctatatttatttagtacattttttaattttagatttgattaggatttatgttgtatatttctggattttatcttaatttatattattatttatttttagagtattaa from Lotus japonicus ecotype B-129 chromosome 2, LjGifu_v1.2 includes:
- the LOC130737615 gene encoding uncharacterized protein LOC130737615 encodes the protein MEKKRLDDYEPSPVPSPRAVDRFGFVKQDANTSDGLVKSRSAYDHERIREERRVRKWRKMIGVGGSDWKHYLRKKPHVVKRRIRKGIPDCLRGLVWQLISGSRDLLLMNPGVYEQLVIYETSASELDIIRDISRTFPSHVFFQQRHGPGQRSLYNVLKAYSVFDRDVGYVQGMGFLAGLLLLYMSEEDAFWLLVALLKGAVHAPMEGLYLAGLPLVQQYLSQFELLVREHLPKLGEHFSQEMINPSMYASQWFITVFSYSFPFHLALRIWDVFLYEGVKIVFKVGLALLKYCHDDLIKLPFEKLIHALKNFPEDAMNPDTLLPLAYSIKISKRLEELKEEYEKKNGKISRSGELSKKPMLSSLHSN